The Primulina eburnea isolate SZY01 chromosome 8, ASM2296580v1, whole genome shotgun sequence genome contains a region encoding:
- the LOC140840007 gene encoding caffeic acid 3-O-methyltransferase 1-like: protein MGSTSTPVSNNLAEDYDFFFAMQLVTASVLPAVLKAAIELDLLELIKKQGPDAFVSAAELATKIPATNPDASSMLDRILSLLASHSVLNSRQKTRPDGGVERLYSLGPVCRFLTKNEDGVSMAPTLLMIQDKVLMNIWYHLKDSVLDGENTFDKAHKKSFFEHNAVDPRFRMIFHEAMSNDTTIFVKKFVETYDGFEGLESLVDVGGGIGVTLNAIISKHPKIKGINFDLPHTIQHAPSYPGVEQVGGDMLVSVPKGDAILLKYILHNWNDSSCLKILTNCRQVLPENGKIIVLDHILPETPDEDIDSKIAFILDLMMLAYFPNARERTENEFQALAKQAGFKESRKVCSVLNLGIMEFWK from the exons atgggtTCCACTTCCACCCCAGTTTCTAATAATCTAGCGGAGGATTACGACTTCTTCTTCGCGATGCAACTGGTGACTGCGTCGGTGCTCCCCGCTGTACTCAAGGCCGCCATTGAGCTGGACCTACTCGAACTCATCAAGAAACAAGGGCCCGACGCCTTCGTTTCTGCGGCTGAACTTGCCACCAAGATTCCGGCTACCAACCCGGACGCGAGCAGCATGCTGGACAGAATTCTCAGCCTGCTGGCAAGCCATTCCGTGCTGAATTCCAGACAGAAAACACGGCCTGATGGCGGGGTGGAGCGGCTTTACTCTTTGGGCCCGGTGTGCAGATTCTTAACTAAGAATGAGGATGGAGTTTCTATGGCTCCTACGTTGCTCATGATTCAGGACAAGGTTCTCATGAATATCTG GTACCATCTAAAAGACTCAGTTCTGGATGGAGAAAACACGTTTGATAAAGCTCATAAAAAAAGTTTTTTCGAGCATAATGCGGTAGATCCTAGATTTAGAATGATTTTTCACGAGGCCATGTCCAATGATACGACGATTTTCgtgaagaaatttgttgagaCGTACGATGGATTCGAGGGTTTGGAGTCTCTTGTTGATGTGGGAGGTGGAATCGGTGTTACGCTCAATGCAATTATTTCCAAGCATCCAAAAATTAAGGGAATAAACTTCGACTTACCCCATACCATCCAACATGCTCCATCTTATCCTG GTGTGGAGCAGGTCGGTGGAGACATGCTAGTTAGCGTGCCAAAAGGGGACGCCATTTTGTTGAAG TATATTCTCCATAACTGGAACGACTCCAGCTGCTTAAAAATCTTGACAAACTGCCGTCAAGTACTGCCGGAGAACGGGAAAATAATCGTCTTGGATCATATTCTTCCAGAGACTCCCGACGAAGATATAGATTCAAAGATTGCATTCATTCTTGATTTGATGATGTTAGCCTACTTTCCAAATGCAAGGGAAAGGACAGAAAATGAATTTCAAGCTCTGGCAAAACAGGCGGGCTTTAAGGAATCTCGTAAAGTTTGTTCTGTTCTTAATTTGGGGATCATGGAGTTTTGGAAATGA
- the LOC140838042 gene encoding beta-1,6-galactosyltransferase GALT29A-like: protein MYSSVKTVMRSQYITFLLIAVAATLTVRAVLHFNGVAFHLKYEIPPARSRTPSEKPVFNETLLKYAAIEIAEDRVKREVEDLLDGNFGNRGQKRSFLSFGRYHIDLRLKSSRGTPLNLQSPEFNRLWLTLKKYLSDWWRNRRLHLDTKLDFANDAKVAIEEYSGIKGSRKKYKSCAVVGNSGILLRSDHGKLIDSHEIVIRLNNARTVGYERNVGAKTSVSFINSNILHSCARRVDCFCHPYGEKVPIVVYICQPVHFFDFLVCNSSHKAPLVVTDPRFDMLCARIVKYYSLKRFVETNKKDCGQWSSARDGLEFHYSSGMQAIMLAVGTCEKVSVFGFGKSDSARHHYHTNQKAELSLHDYEAEYDLYEDLMKRPEAIPFISDEFKFPSFQIYL from the coding sequence ATGTACAGCTCAGTTAAGACCGTAATGCGGTCTCAGTACATCACTTTTTTGCTGATAGCGGTGGCCGCCACTCTCACTGTCCGGGCCGTGCTCCACTTTAATGGCGTAGCCTTTCATCTGAAATATGAAATCCCACCTGCTAGAAGTAGAACCCCTAGTGAAAAACCAGTCTTTAACGAAACCCTTTTGAAATATGCGGCGATTGAAATAGCGGAGGATCGTGTAAAGCGAGAAGTCGAGGATTTGTTGGATGGGAATTTCGGAAACCGTGGCCAAAAGAGGTCTTTTCTGTCTTTTGGAAGGTACCATATTGATTTGAGGCTTAAGTCGTCGAGAGGGACTCCATTGAACCTCCAGTCTCCGGAGTTCAATCGTCTGTGGTTGACACTTAAGAAGTATTTGAGTGATTGGTGGAGGAATAGAAGGCTTCATTTGGATACAAAGTTGGATTTTGCTAATGATGCTAAGGTTGCTATCGAGGAGTATAGTGGAATTAAGGGTTCAAGAAAGAAATATAAGAGTTGTGCTGTGGTGGGAAATAGTGGGATCTTGTTGAGGAGTGATCATGGTAAGCTGATCGATAGTCACGAGATTGTCATTCGGCTAAACAACGCGAGAACCGTGGGTTATGAGCGTAACGTTGGGGCGAAAACTAGTGTATCTTTCATCAATAGTAACATATTACATTCATGTGCTCGCAGGGTAGATTGTTTTTGCCATCCTTACGGCGAGAAAGTGCCTATAGTTGTGTATATATGTCAACCGGTTCACTTTTTCGATTTCTTGGTGTGCAATTCTTCGCATAAGGCGCCTTTGGTGGTTACTGATCCAAGATTTGATATGCTGTGTGCTAGGATTGTGAAGTATTATTCTTTGAAACGGTTCGTGGAGACAAACAAGAAGGATTGTGGCCAATGGAGCTCTGCTCGCGACGGACTCGAATTCCACTACTCTTCGGGTATGCAAGCGATCATGCTTGCTGTGGGGACTTGTGAGAAGGTTAGTGTTTTCGGGTTCGGAAAATCTGATTCTGCTAGGCATCATTACCATACGAACCAGAAGGCCGAGCTTTCGCTGCACGATTACGAGGCAGAGTATGATTTGTACGAGGATTTAATGAAAAGACCAGAAGCTATTCCCTTCATATCAGATGAATTCAAGTTTCCTTCTTTTCAAATTTATCTCTAA
- the LOC140838043 gene encoding CEN-like protein 2, with protein sequence MEKMSSDPLVIGRVIGDVVDDFFPSVKMSVTFNSNKHVYNGYEHFPSTVSSKPRVQVHGGDMRSFFTLIMTDPDVPGPSDPYLREHLHWIVTDIPGTTDASFGKEAVSYEMPRPNIGIHRFIFLLFKQKKRQSVMKQPICRDGFNSRKFAEENELGLPVAAVFFNCQRETAARKR encoded by the exons ATGGAAAAAATGTCATCAGATCCTCTGGTGATCGGCAGAGTGATCGGAGATGTTGTCGACGATTTCTTCCCCAGTGTGAAGATGTCGGTGACGTTCAACTCAAACAAGCATGTGTACAATGGGTATGAGCACTTCCCTTCCACGGTTAGTTCCAAACCTAGGGTACAAGTTCATGGAGGCGATATGAGATCATTCTTCACCCTG ATCATGACAGATCCTGATGTTCCAGGACCAAGTGATCCATATCTCAGAGAACATTTACACTG GATTGTTACAGACATCCCAGGAACCACGGATGCCTCGTTTG GGAAAGAAGCAGTAAGCTACGAAATGCCGAGGCCGAACATAGGAATCCACAGGTTCATATTCCTGTTGTTCAAGCAAAAGAAGAGACAATCCGTGATGAAACAGCCCATCTGTCGGGACGGATTCAATTCGAGGAAGTTTGCAGAGGAGAATGAGTTGGGCCTTCCTGTTGCCGCTGTTTTCTTCAACTGCCAGCGGGAAACTGCTGCAAGAAAGCGTTAG
- the LOC140840008 gene encoding uncharacterized protein isoform X1, whose product MAGNQTKTISAASARAHTRKSNKGGRKAFKPSSNMIALIVALVGCFLGYAYFSLRAPPPKICGSPGGPLVTSPRIKLSDGRHLAYKEKGVSKEEAKYKIVVTHGFDDSKDFRLAISEELLKELQIYILSFDRAGYGESDPNPGRSVRSEAFDIQELVDGLQLGPKFYLLGMSIGAYPVYSCLKFIPHRLSGAALVVPFVNYWWRCFPAPLSKEGLGRMLVQDQWTFRIAHYAPSLVYWWMTQKWFPSMSIMEGKMDIFSRSDLEVIKLLSEDPMEGQEKVRQQGVYECLHRDMMVAFGKWDFDPTDITNPFPNKEGSIHIWQGYEDKMIPFTLNRYLSEKLPWIHYHEVPDAGHLMIYNSTHCEAIIKALVST is encoded by the exons ATGGCTGGAAATCAGACCAAGACAATATCAGCTGCATCAGCTAGGGCTCATACGAGGAAATCCAATAAAGGGGGAAGAAAAGCATTTAAACCATCTTCGA ATATGATTGCCCTAATAGTTGCACTAGTGGGGTGTTTTCTGGGATATGCTTATTTTTCACTAAGAGCTCCTCCTCCCAAAATATGCGGTTCACCTGGTGGTCCTTTGGTGACATCACCAAGGATCAAACTTAGTGATGGGAGGCATTTGGCGTATAAGGAGAAGGGTGTTTCAAAAGAAGAAGCCAAGTACAAGATTGTTGTTACTCATGGCTTTGATGACTCTAAAGACTTTCGTTTAGCCATATCTGAG GAACTCCTAAAAGAGCTCCAAATTTATATCCTATCATTTGATCGCGCGGGTTATGGAGAAAGTGACCCAAATCCTGGACGGTCAGTACGAAGTGAAGCATTTGATATTCAAGAACTTGTTGATGGGTTGCAACTTGGGCCCAAATTTTACCTGCTTGGCATGTCCATTGGAGCGTATCCTGTTTACAGCTGCCTAAAATTCATCCCACATAG GTTGTCGGGAGCCGCACTTGTTGTGCCTTTTGTAAATTACTGGTGGCGCTGCTTTCCTGCCCCCTTATCAAAAGAAGGCTTAGGGAGGATGCTTGTACAAGATCAATGGACATTTCGAATTGCACATTATGCTCCATCATTGGTTTACTGGTGGATGACTCAAAAATGGTTCCCCTCGATGAGTATCATGGAAGGAAAGATGGACATTTTCAGCCGCTCGGACCTAGAGGTTATAAAACTGTTGTCCGAAGATCCAATGGAGGGTCAG GAGAAAGTACGGCAACAAGGTGTATACGAGTGTTTGCATCGAGACATGATGGTCGCGTTTGGGAAATGGGACTTTGATCCCACGGATATCACTAATCCTTTTCCAAATAAAGAGGGCTCTATTCATATTTGGCAAGGATATGAAGATAAGATGATTCCTTTCACCCTGAATAGATATTTATCCGAAAAACTTCCATGGATTCATTACCACGAAGTTCCGGATGCTGGCCATTTGATGATCTATAATTCAACGCACTGTGAAGCCATCATTAAGGCTCTTGTTTCGACATAA
- the LOC140840008 gene encoding uncharacterized protein isoform X2 produces MIALIVALVGCFLGYAYFSLRAPPPKICGSPGGPLVTSPRIKLSDGRHLAYKEKGVSKEEAKYKIVVTHGFDDSKDFRLAISEELLKELQIYILSFDRAGYGESDPNPGRSVRSEAFDIQELVDGLQLGPKFYLLGMSIGAYPVYSCLKFIPHRLSGAALVVPFVNYWWRCFPAPLSKEGLGRMLVQDQWTFRIAHYAPSLVYWWMTQKWFPSMSIMEGKMDIFSRSDLEVIKLLSEDPMEGQEKVRQQGVYECLHRDMMVAFGKWDFDPTDITNPFPNKEGSIHIWQGYEDKMIPFTLNRYLSEKLPWIHYHEVPDAGHLMIYNSTHCEAIIKALVST; encoded by the exons ATGATTGCCCTAATAGTTGCACTAGTGGGGTGTTTTCTGGGATATGCTTATTTTTCACTAAGAGCTCCTCCTCCCAAAATATGCGGTTCACCTGGTGGTCCTTTGGTGACATCACCAAGGATCAAACTTAGTGATGGGAGGCATTTGGCGTATAAGGAGAAGGGTGTTTCAAAAGAAGAAGCCAAGTACAAGATTGTTGTTACTCATGGCTTTGATGACTCTAAAGACTTTCGTTTAGCCATATCTGAG GAACTCCTAAAAGAGCTCCAAATTTATATCCTATCATTTGATCGCGCGGGTTATGGAGAAAGTGACCCAAATCCTGGACGGTCAGTACGAAGTGAAGCATTTGATATTCAAGAACTTGTTGATGGGTTGCAACTTGGGCCCAAATTTTACCTGCTTGGCATGTCCATTGGAGCGTATCCTGTTTACAGCTGCCTAAAATTCATCCCACATAG GTTGTCGGGAGCCGCACTTGTTGTGCCTTTTGTAAATTACTGGTGGCGCTGCTTTCCTGCCCCCTTATCAAAAGAAGGCTTAGGGAGGATGCTTGTACAAGATCAATGGACATTTCGAATTGCACATTATGCTCCATCATTGGTTTACTGGTGGATGACTCAAAAATGGTTCCCCTCGATGAGTATCATGGAAGGAAAGATGGACATTTTCAGCCGCTCGGACCTAGAGGTTATAAAACTGTTGTCCGAAGATCCAATGGAGGGTCAG GAGAAAGTACGGCAACAAGGTGTATACGAGTGTTTGCATCGAGACATGATGGTCGCGTTTGGGAAATGGGACTTTGATCCCACGGATATCACTAATCCTTTTCCAAATAAAGAGGGCTCTATTCATATTTGGCAAGGATATGAAGATAAGATGATTCCTTTCACCCTGAATAGATATTTATCCGAAAAACTTCCATGGATTCATTACCACGAAGTTCCGGATGCTGGCCATTTGATGATCTATAATTCAACGCACTGTGAAGCCATCATTAAGGCTCTTGTTTCGACATAA
- the LOC140840010 gene encoding uncharacterized protein — protein sequence MVFRKLFNLMMGCLGLSKRPTRPDLPVVTVDSSGLDLQMVNSPRIRLSDGRILAYRERGVPKNKSTFRIVVIHGFGSSKDMNFMASQELLDELGIYLLLFDRAGYGESDPNPKRSLKSEASDIEELADKLQLGSKFYVIGVSLGCYAAWSCLKRMPNRLAGVALVVPHINYRWPSLPNDLTKDDYRKGLSKWAVFVASHSPGLLHWWLTQKLFPSATVLDRNPKFFSDKDLEVLKHTPGYQLLSRNKVRNRVVFDSVRRDFIVAFSKWEFDPMDIRDPYPQKESMVHIWQGREDKVVPYQLQRYVSKKLPWIRYHEVSDGGHLLVYDGAVCEAILRSLVFGEDPQLYRPQAED from the exons ATGGTGTTTAGGAAATTGTTTAATTTGATGATGGGTTGTTTGGGGTTATCAAAGCGGCCGACACGGCCTGATCTTCCTGTGGTAACCGTCGATTCATCAGGACTTGATTTGCAGATGGTGAACTCACCTAGAATTAGGTTAAGTGATGGGAGAATCTTGGCTTATAGAGAAAGAGGAGTGCCCAAGAACAAGTCCACTTTCAGAATCGTTGTAATTCATGGTTTTGGGAGCTCCAAAGACATGAACTTCATGGCTTCCCAA GAACTTTTAGATGAGTTGGGCATATACCTTTTGCTATTTGACCGGGCCGGATATGGTGAAAGTGATCCAAACCCGAAAAGGTCATTAAAGAGTGAAGCATCTGACATTGAGGAATTAGCTGATAAGCTACAATTGGGATCCAAATTCTATGTTATTGGAGTCTCCCTTGGATGTTACGCTGCCTGGAGTTGCCTCAAACGAATGCCGAACCG ATTAGCAGGTGTGGCACTTGTTGTTCCTCACATAAATTATAGATGGCCATCTCTTCCGAATGATCTTACAAAGGACGATTACCGTAAGGGCCTTTCGAAATGGGCTGTTTTTGTTGCGAGCCACTCTCCTGGATTATTGCATTGGTGGCTGACTCAGAAGCTGTTTCCATCCGCGACTGTCCTTGACCGAAACCCAAAATTTTTTAGCGATAAAGATTTAGAGGTGTTGAAGCACACACCGGGGTACCAATTGCTTAGTAGG AACAAGGTGAGGAATCGAGTCGTGTTCGACTCAGTACGTCGTGACTTTATCGTTGCTTTCAGCAAGTGGGAGTTTGATCCAATGGACATACGTGATCCATACCCTCAAAAGGAAAGCATGGTTCACATCTGGCAGGGCCGTGAGGACAAGGTTGTACCATACCAGTTGCAAAGATACGTCTCCAAAAAGTTGCCATGGATTCGGTATCATGAAGTATCAGATGGAGGCCATTTGCTGGTGTATGATGGTGCAGTCTGTGAAGCCATTTTAAGGTCTCTAGTGTTTGGAGAAGATCCTCAGTTGTATAGACCTCAGGCGGAGGACTAA
- the LOC140840011 gene encoding transcription factor TGA9-like isoform X2: MESGSGSPSPRAGVSHSKSAAKQTTEKTLRRLAQNREAARKSRLRKKAYVQQLESSRMRLTQLEQDLLRARSQGLFLGGGVTTGNISSAGAIFDMEYSRWLDDDLGHMSELRDAVQSHLSEGDLRVIVDGYIAHYDEIFRLKGVAAKSDVFHLITGMWATPVERFYLWMGGFRPSDLIKMLIPQLDPLTEQQLVGICGLQQSSQQAEDALTQGLDQLHQSLLQTIASSSLNDSMHHMVIALGKIANLEGFVRQADNLRQQTLHRLCRILTVRQAARCFLVIGEYYGRLRALSSLWASRPRETLVTDDSSCQMTMDLQSSHNQFSNF, from the exons ACTCTGAGACGTTTAGCTCAAAATAGGGAGGCAGCAAGGAAGAGCAGGCTTAGGAAAAAG GCCTATGTTCAACAGCTAGAATCAAGCAGGATGAGGCTCACTCAACTTGAGCAAGACCTTCTGAGGGCAAGGTCTCAG GGACTTTTCTTAGGTGGTGGGGTTACAACTGGGAATATCAGCTCTG CTGGTGCAATATTTGATATGGAATATTCAAGATGGTTAGATGATGATCTAGGCCATATGTCTGAACTTAGAGATGCAGTGCAATCACATTTATCTGAAGGGGACCTAAGGGTAATAGTTGACGGATACATTGCGCATTACGACGAAATTTTTCGACTGAAAGGAGTGGCAGCCAAATCTGATGTTTTCCACCTGATCACCGGAATGTGGGCTACTCCGGTCGAGAGGTTTTATCTTTGGATGGGCGGTTTCCGGCCTTCTGATCTCATCAAG ATGTTAATACCGCAATTAGACCCTCTAACGGAGCAACAATTAGTAGGGATATGTGGTCTCCAACAGTCCTCACAGCAGGCAGAGGATGCTCTTACTCAAGGCCTTGACCAACTACACCAATCGTTACTGCAAACCATTGCCAGTTCTTCTCTAAATGATAGCATGCATCACATGGTTATAGCATTGGGCAAAATCGCCAACCTCGAAGGTTTCGTTCGTCAG GCTGACAATTTAAGACAACAGACGCTTCATCGGCTATGTCGGATATTAACCGTTCGACAAGCGGCACGATGCTTCTTGGTGATCGGGGAGTACTATGGTCGATTGCGAGCTCTCAGTTCTTTATGGGCATCTCGACCTAGAGA GACTTTGGTCACGGATGATAGTTCTTGCCAAATGACCATGGATTTACAATCTTCACACAACCAATTCTCAAATTTCTGA